The sequence below is a genomic window from Ottowia sp. SB7-C50.
GCCGTGTCCGCGCCATTCCAGGATCCACGCCACATGCCCCTGCCGGGCCCAGGCGCGGGCCAGGGTCATGCAGACGCGCCGGTCAGAAAACGTGCCGTGCGTCAGCAGCAGGTGCCGCGGCTCGGCTGCGCGCTGTTCGGCGTCCATCAAACGCCACCAGCCCAGCCCCACGCCGTCTGACGCGCGCAGGGGCAAGGGGTCGCAGACGATCACAGCGCTGGCTCACCGTCAGGGCGTCGGGCTGCAGGCGCCGGCTTCAGTGACCGGCCGGATCGGAATGCGGACCGGGCGGGCCGCCTGCTGCGCCGATGCCGCCTGCAACGCCAGCACGCGCGGCTGGGCCATCAGGCTCTGGATCAGCGGCACGTAAAAACTGCCTTCGGCGCTGAGTTGCCATGTGCGGTGGCGCACGCTGGCCCAGCCGCGCTGTTCCAGCACCTCGGCCACGCCCGCAAAATCATCCACAAACTCGGTGCCGAAATGGGCGTGGTATTTGTCCAGCCCCACCGCCATCTCCTGCAGCGACTGAAACAGCCACAGCAGACGCACGTCCTCGTCGGTGTGCACATGAAAGCGCTCGACCGGCATGCGACCGGCCTGAACCGATTCGGCATAGCGTGTGAGCGAGCGCCAGTTCATGCTGGACACCGACGGATCGCCGACCGACGAATGGTGCACCCGCACATTGACCGCGGCGTGGCCAAACCCGCACATGTAGCGCCGCGCCTCGGGGTCGGTGGCATCCAGTCCATCGCGCAGATTCTGCTCGTAACGGTATTCCGCCGCCTTCAGCCCGCTGGGCAATGCGACGGCCTCGGGGCGCTCCCAGTCGTACACGGTGCGCTGCACAAAGCCTTCCGACTCCAGGTACGCCTTGGCCTGCAAGTACATCTCCAGCTTCTGCGCCACGCTCGGCACATGCTGCTTCTGGCGCTGTGCGAAGTCGGAACGCCCGGCGATATTCAGCTCGTAATGCGTGATGTGGCGAATGCCCGAGGCCACGACGGCGCGCAGGCCTTCCAGCATGTCCTGCACCGTCTGCTCGGGCCACGCGTAGATCAGGTCCACGTTGCAGGCCAGGTCGTGCCGAGCGAAGGAAGCAATGGCGTCGAACACCTGCCGGTTGGTCTGCCGGCGGCCGCTGTAGCGAATCAGGCGCTCGTTCAACTGCTGTACGCCCATGCTGACGCGGTTGAACCCCGCCGCCTGGATGGCGCGGATCTTGTCTTCGGAAAACAGTTGCGGAATGCCTTCCAGCGTTTTTTCGATGCCCTGCGTCTGCCCCGGAAATAGCCCCTCGGCCAGTTCCATCAGGCGGCCGTAGTCGCCCGGGTGCAGCAGGTTGGGCGTGCCGCCGCCGACGTAGAACGATTCGAGCTGGCTGCCCCGATGGACGTCGCGCTGCAGTTCGATCTCGCGCGCCATCAGCTCCAGGTAGTGGCTCGCCGCCGTCTTGCCGCGATAGTCTTCGGTGGGAAACAGGCAGAAGCCGCAGTGCGGGGGATCGGTGGGCAGGCAAAACGGAATGCTGAAGTACAGGTTGACCCGGGCAGGATGCCGGGGCTGCGCCGCCCACGAACTGCGCAGGGCTGTTGCATCGGCGGCATCGCGCCAGAACGCCGGCGACGGGTGGCCGTGCAGCACCTTGTTGGACGTGTGCCGGTCCTGATGGCGCGACAGGAACGACAGCACCTCGGCGGGGCTCATGATGGTGCGGGAGGGTGTCATGCGGTGTCAGTGGGTAGGCAACGGTGGCGGCGCCACGACCAGGCTGGCGTTGATGCCGCCAAAGGCAAACGAGTTGGACAGCACAGCACCCCGGCGCGCCAAGGGCCGCGGCCCATCGCGCACAAAGTCCAGCGCGGCGGGGGCCGGCTCGGGCGTCTGCAGGTGGCGGGTATGCGGCACCTGGTGGTGCTGCAGCGCGGCCACGCAGGCGGCCAGTTCGATCGCACCCGATGCGCCCAGCAGATGGCCGTGCAGCGATTTGGTGGAACTGATGGGCACCCGATGCCCTTCGAACACGCCGCCCACGGACTTCATCTCCACCGCGTCGCCCACAGGCGTGCCGGTGCCGTGGGCGTTGATGGCCACGATGTCCTGTGGCCGGCAGCCCGCATCGGCCAGGGCGGCGCGCATGGCGCGCTCCTGGCCGTCCGCGCTGGGTTCGGTCCAGTGATGCGCGTCGTTGCTGCAGCCGTAGCCTTGCAGGACCGCCAGCGGCGCGGCGCCGCGCGCTCGCGCGGCCTCGGCCTGCTCCAGCACGAAGAACACGGCGCCCTCGCCCAGCACCATGCCCTGCCGCGACGTGTCGAACGGCCGGCAGGCGTGGCCGAGGTCATCGTTGGTGGCCATCACGCGCATGACCTCCCACGCCTTGAGCGTGCCGCCGCCAAAGGGCGCCTCGCTGCCGCCGGCCAGCATGCATGTCGCGTAGCCGTGGCGGATGGCGCGCATGGCCTCGCCCAGCGCCATGGCGGACGAGGCGCAGGCCGTGGTCACCGTCTGCACCGGCCCTTGCAGTCCCAACTCCATCGCCACCGCGCTGGCCGCCGCCGACGGCAGGCAGCGCAGCAAGGTCAGGCCGGGGACGCGCTGCGTGGCAAACAGGCGCTCATACGCGCTGTGGCTGGATTCGGTCGGGCCGCACCCATTGCCCACGTAGACGCCACAGCCGTCCAGGATGTCGCGCCGTCCGGGCAACCCCGCATCGTCGATGGCCCGTTGCGCCGCCAGGATCGCCAGCTGACCCGTGCGATCCAGGTGCGACGGCCACGCGCGCGACAGCAGCTCGGGGTCGTCCACCAGCGCCGCGGGCACCGGCCGGACCATCGGCTTTTCCAGGCGCACAAACACGCTCTGTGCGGTGAACAGCTGCTCGGCGAAGGCTGCCGGCGTGCAGCCGAGCGGGGTTGAAAATCCCCAACCCGTGATCCACACGGCATGCCCCGCTCGGGGTGCAGGCGCCGGGGCGGCAGAGACCGTCAAGAAGCCACCTTGGCGCCGGCCTTGGCCTGCTTTTCGGCGCAGAGGCGCTCCACCACCGTGGCCAGATCGCCCACGCTGCGCGCGTCCGCCAGATCGGCGTCGCTGATGGCGATGCCGAACTCGGCCTCGACGTCAGCCAGGAAGTCCACCATGTCCAGCGAATCACCGACGGCATTCAGCGGCGTATCAGGCTGAATCGCGGCCTGGTCGATCTTGAAGAAGCGTTGCGCGAGTCTGAGCAGTTCGTGCGCCACAGGGGAGGTCATGGTCTGTCCTGAATCGTGGTGGAGGGGACGCGGCGGCAGGGCTGCAAGGGGTGCGCCATGACACGTCAGCGCGTTCATTGTGAATTCCGCATTCACATTGGACCTAACCATTATGGGGTATGGATATTTAAAGGATTCGACTTGTCGCCGAATTTTTTTTGGGACGCCGCTGCCACCCCCAGTGCGATCCAGAACCGGCCTGCCCGGTCGAGACGCATAATCTCCGTCCATGGAGACACCTGAATTCAAGACCGTCGGCATCGTCGGCACCGGCGCCATGGGCCGGGGCATTGCCCAGATCGCCGCGCAAGCCGGCAGCACCGTGCTGCTGTTCGACACCCAGGCCCAGGCCATCGCCAAGGCCAGCGAATCCATTGCGGCGCAATGGGACAAGCTGGTCGAAAAAGGCCGCCTGTCGCGCGAGGCGGCCGACGCGCAGAAGGCCCGCCTGCGGCCTGCGGCAGCGCTGGCCGACCTGTCGGCGTGCGATCTGGTCGTCGAGGCCATCGTCGAGCGGCTCGACGTCAAGCAAAAGCTGTTCGGCGAACTGGAAGGCATCGTGCAGCCGTCCGCCGTGCTGGCCACCAACACCTCGTCGCTGTCGGTGACGGCGATTGCCGCGGCGCTGCAGCGCCCGGCGCAGTTCGCGGGCTACCACTTCTTCAACCCGGTGCCGCTGATGAAGGTGGTCGAGGTCATTGCCGGCCTCAAGACCGACGCCGCCGTGTGCCAGCGCCTGGCTGTGTACGCGCGCCAGATGGGCCACACGCCGGTGCAGGCCGAAGACACGCCGGGCTTCATCGTCAACCACGCCGGGCGGGGCTATGGCACCGAAGCGCTGCGCATCGTGAGCGAAGGCGTGGCCGACTTCGCCACCATCGACCGCATCCTCAAGGACCAGGTGGGCTTCAAGCTGGGGCCGTTCGAGCTGATGGACCTGACCGCGCTCGACGTCTCTCACCCGGTGATGGAATCCATCTACCGCCAGTATTACGACGAGCCGCGCTACCGCCCGAGCGTCATCACCGCGCAGCGTCTGGCCGGCGGCGTGGTGGGGCGCAAGGTGGGCGAAGGCTTCTACCAGTACGCCGATGGCGCCGCCCAGATCGCCGCCGAGCCGCCCGTGCCGCAGGTGGCTGAAATGCCGCCGGTGTGGGTGTCGACCCGCGCCGCGCGCCGCGCCGAGCTGTACCAATTGCTGAAGGACCTGGGCGCCAAGATCGAGACCGGCCAGTCGCCGTCGATGAATGCCCTGACCCTGGTGGCGCCGCTGGGCTTTGACGTGACCACGGTCGCCGTCGTCGAGCGGCTCGACCCGGCGCGCACGGTGGGCATCGACATGCTGGTGGACGATGCGGCCACCAAGCGCCGCGTGCTGGCCACCAACCCCGCCACGCGGCGCGACATGGCCGACGCCGCGCACGCGCTGTTCGCGCGCGACGGCAAGGCCGTCAGCGTGATCCGCGACTCGGGCGGCTTCGTCACGCAGCGCGTGGTGGCCACCATCGTCAACATCGCGGCCGACATGTGCCAGCAGCGCGTGTGCAGCCCCAAGGACCTGGAAACGGCGGTCACCCTGGGCCTGGGCTACCCGCTGGGCCCGCTGGCCATGGGCGACCGCTTCGGTCCCGCCAATGTG
It includes:
- a CDS encoding acyl carrier protein → MTSPVAHELLRLAQRFFKIDQAAIQPDTPLNAVGDSLDMVDFLADVEAEFGIAISDADLADARSVGDLATVVERLCAEKQAKAGAKVAS
- a CDS encoding coproporphyrinogen-III oxidase family protein, coding for MTPSRTIMSPAEVLSFLSRHQDRHTSNKVLHGHPSPAFWRDAADATALRSSWAAQPRHPARVNLYFSIPFCLPTDPPHCGFCLFPTEDYRGKTAASHYLELMAREIELQRDVHRGSQLESFYVGGGTPNLLHPGDYGRLMELAEGLFPGQTQGIEKTLEGIPQLFSEDKIRAIQAAGFNRVSMGVQQLNERLIRYSGRRQTNRQVFDAIASFARHDLACNVDLIYAWPEQTVQDMLEGLRAVVASGIRHITHYELNIAGRSDFAQRQKQHVPSVAQKLEMYLQAKAYLESEGFVQRTVYDWERPEAVALPSGLKAAEYRYEQNLRDGLDATDPEARRYMCGFGHAAVNVRVHHSSVGDPSVSSMNWRSLTRYAESVQAGRMPVERFHVHTDEDVRLLWLFQSLQEMAVGLDKYHAHFGTEFVDDFAGVAEVLEQRGWASVRHRTWQLSAEGSFYVPLIQSLMAQPRVLALQAASAQQAARPVRIPIRPVTEAGACSPTP
- a CDS encoding beta-ketoacyl-[acyl-carrier-protein] synthase family protein, which gives rise to MTVSAAPAPAPRAGHAVWITGWGFSTPLGCTPAAFAEQLFTAQSVFVRLEKPMVRPVPAALVDDPELLSRAWPSHLDRTGQLAILAAQRAIDDAGLPGRRDILDGCGVYVGNGCGPTESSHSAYERLFATQRVPGLTLLRCLPSAAASAVAMELGLQGPVQTVTTACASSAMALGEAMRAIRHGYATCMLAGGSEAPFGGGTLKAWEVMRVMATNDDLGHACRPFDTSRQGMVLGEGAVFFVLEQAEAARARGAAPLAVLQGYGCSNDAHHWTEPSADGQERAMRAALADAGCRPQDIVAINAHGTGTPVGDAVEMKSVGGVFEGHRVPISSTKSLHGHLLGASGAIELAACVAALQHHQVPHTRHLQTPEPAPAALDFVRDGPRPLARRGAVLSNSFAFGGINASLVVAPPPLPTH
- a CDS encoding 3-hydroxyacyl-CoA dehydrogenase; this translates as METPEFKTVGIVGTGAMGRGIAQIAAQAGSTVLLFDTQAQAIAKASESIAAQWDKLVEKGRLSREAADAQKARLRPAAALADLSACDLVVEAIVERLDVKQKLFGELEGIVQPSAVLATNTSSLSVTAIAAALQRPAQFAGYHFFNPVPLMKVVEVIAGLKTDAAVCQRLAVYARQMGHTPVQAEDTPGFIVNHAGRGYGTEALRIVSEGVADFATIDRILKDQVGFKLGPFELMDLTALDVSHPVMESIYRQYYDEPRYRPSVITAQRLAGGVVGRKVGEGFYQYADGAAQIAAEPPVPQVAEMPPVWVSTRAARRAELYQLLKDLGAKIETGQSPSMNALTLVAPLGFDVTTVAVVERLDPARTVGIDMLVDDAATKRRVLATNPATRRDMADAAHALFARDGKAVSVIRDSGGFVTQRVVATIVNIAADMCQQRVCSPKDLETAVTLGLGYPLGPLAMGDRFGPANVLEVLFNMQTVYGDPRYRPSPWLRRRGAIGLSLMHEEE